From Caldilineales bacterium, a single genomic window includes:
- a CDS encoding DUF4367 domain-containing protein — translation MENILFHTGKAVIAISRLAVGVTAIIFLASCGSQNDSSFVDAFQPPATIETVVQPTQTHRTIELESWQPTGQDQVNNVSISLAWHSIAMGEGYTDIVYSLTSTSPDHQYDSLRPQSVTLRMNQDIDPVAGKIIPLSDWHGASIGVLRFPGRLANSEFLQVEMNGVEVDEKGLPGLWPLRPFKNINPGADELRSVVFFPRAGYLIAGPTAISFNGSGVYLGNMIDDVQRLSRGLERGPWEVDRSQVPQATPTPIGSTADHELTLRLADNGTGQVHFVSFKITSNGALIDVRTFDGMAHPLLPGLRDENTKDVQVTTMAQSTIAEKQVGDSFVTLAEAKERFPFPLKVPATPPIGANIKQIDYLVLVSGNELVDFVGIIYDNGLTITQRVVPIGVDPNSIVSPIEKITHDVNINGIRAKSNNFGTFHSESGDYTYPSQVFWYDSGVFYHLWADGIAQEELLRVAESLTPVEK, via the coding sequence ATGGAGAATATCTTATTCCATACCGGAAAGGCTGTCATAGCAATAAGCAGACTGGCTGTAGGTGTGACAGCCATTATTTTCCTGGCAAGTTGTGGCAGTCAAAACGATTCTAGTTTCGTGGACGCTTTTCAACCACCAGCAACGATAGAAACAGTAGTTCAGCCCACTCAGACACATCGAACAATCGAGTTGGAGTCGTGGCAGCCAACAGGTCAGGATCAAGTCAACAATGTATCGATCAGCCTAGCTTGGCATAGCATTGCCATGGGTGAAGGCTATACCGATATCGTTTACTCCTTGACTTCTACCTCACCTGATCACCAGTATGATTCTTTGCGCCCTCAGAGCGTAACGCTAAGGATGAATCAAGATATCGATCCCGTTGCTGGCAAGATTATTCCTCTATCCGATTGGCATGGTGCTAGTATAGGTGTGCTCCGTTTTCCGGGACGCCTTGCTAATAGTGAGTTCCTGCAAGTCGAAATGAATGGCGTAGAAGTCGATGAAAAAGGCCTTCCTGGTTTGTGGCCCTTACGTCCGTTCAAGAATATCAATCCTGGCGCCGATGAGCTCCGATCTGTAGTCTTTTTCCCCCGAGCAGGTTACTTGATTGCAGGCCCGACAGCGATCTCATTCAACGGTTCGGGGGTATATTTGGGAAATATGATCGATGACGTACAACGGCTATCTCGCGGATTAGAGCGCGGGCCTTGGGAAGTCGATCGTAGCCAAGTGCCTCAGGCAACACCTACACCCATCGGTTCAACTGCTGACCATGAGTTGACATTACGATTGGCTGACAATGGTACCGGCCAAGTGCACTTCGTGTCATTCAAAATTACATCCAATGGCGCATTGATCGATGTTCGAACGTTTGACGGCATGGCACATCCCTTACTTCCAGGACTCCGAGATGAAAATACTAAAGATGTACAGGTAACAACAATGGCACAATCAACCATTGCTGAAAAACAAGTTGGTGATAGTTTTGTTACACTTGCAGAAGCCAAAGAGCGTTTCCCATTTCCCCTCAAAGTGCCAGCAACTCCCCCAATTGGCGCAAATATAAAACAGATCGACTATTTAGTGCTTGTCTCTGGCAATGAACTGGTTGATTTTGTCGGAATAATCTATGACAATGGTTTGACGATTACTCAACGTGTAGTCCCTATTGGTGTAGATCCAAATTCTATTGTGTCACCAATTGAGAAAATCACTCATGATGTGAACATAAATGGTATTCGTGCAAAAAGTAATAATTTTGGTACATTTCATTCTGAGAGTGGCGATTATACTTATCCTTCTCAAGTATTCTGGTATGATAGTGGTGTTTTCTACCATCTCTGGGCAGATGGAATAGCTCAAGAAGAATTACTCAGAGTGGCCGAGTCATTGACGCCGGTCGAAAAATAG